A genomic window from Litoreibacter janthinus includes:
- a CDS encoding GNAT family N-acetyltransferase, with amino-acid sequence MGHRDIPVLETKRLILKGPEPQDYPDFKATFTSFRARYMGGPLNPYEAWMLYAAEIGHWEIRGFGMWMIHDKDTNVTLGMAGGWQPAMWPERELAWIIWPEVAGKGYALEAVDAARRHFYKSGWEGAVSYLDPYNLDSVRLAERLGCKKDKDAKSIGDEDSVYRHPSPEALRDTQLAHGIAMEISHYHDPAFKPKGFALD; translated from the coding sequence ATGGGACACCGCGACATTCCCGTTCTGGAAACCAAACGCCTGATCCTCAAAGGACCAGAGCCACAGGATTATCCGGATTTCAAAGCGACCTTCACCAGCTTCCGCGCCCGTTACATGGGCGGCCCGCTGAACCCCTACGAAGCATGGATGCTCTATGCAGCCGAGATCGGCCATTGGGAAATTCGCGGGTTTGGTATGTGGATGATCCACGACAAGGACACCAACGTAACGCTGGGTATGGCCGGCGGCTGGCAACCAGCCATGTGGCCGGAGCGCGAGCTGGCTTGGATCATCTGGCCCGAAGTTGCCGGCAAAGGCTATGCGCTTGAAGCTGTCGATGCAGCGCGTCGTCATTTCTACAAATCTGGCTGGGAAGGTGCGGTCAGCTATCTTGACCCCTACAATCTGGACTCTGTGCGGCTTGCCGAACGACTGGGTTGCAAAAAGGACAAGGACGCCAAGTCCATCGGGGATGAGGATTCCGTGTATCGTCACCCATCGCCCGAAGCGCTGAGAGACACCCAGCTCGCACATGGGATCGCGATGGAGATCAGCCACTATCATGATCCAGCCTTCAAACCGAAAGGGTTCGCACTTGACTGA
- the rplS gene encoding 50S ribosomal protein L19 — MNLIAQLEAEQIAALGHDIPDFKAGDTIRVGYKVTEGTRSRVQNYEGVCIARNNGKGIAGSFCVRKISFGEGVERVFPLHSTNIDSITVVRRGRVRRAKLYYLRSRRGKSARIAEDSNYKAPKA; from the coding sequence ATGAACCTGATCGCACAGTTGGAAGCGGAACAAATCGCCGCTCTGGGGCATGACATCCCCGACTTCAAAGCGGGTGACACCATCCGCGTTGGCTACAAAGTGACAGAGGGCACGCGTAGCCGTGTTCAGAATTACGAAGGCGTTTGCATCGCGCGTAACAACGGCAAAGGTATTGCCGGTTCGTTCTGCGTTCGCAAAATCTCCTTCGGTGAGGGCGTGGAACGTGTGTTCCCATTGCACTCCACCAACATCGACAGCATCACCGTAGTCCGCCGTGGCCGCGTTCGTCGCGCCAAGCTGTACTATCTGCGTTCGCGTCGCGGTAAATCCGCTCGTATCGCCGAGGATTCCAACTACAAAGCGCCTAAGGCGTAA
- the rimM gene encoding ribosome maturation factor RimM (Essential for efficient processing of 16S rRNA): MSKDEIVVGAIAGSFGVKGEVRLKSFCAHPEDIALYSPLMGDNGVQYTIKITRPVKNGFAARLSGVRFKDEADALRGVKLSADRDLLPSLPDDEYYHADLMGLDVLDTGGELLGKVAAVLNHGAGDILELRGPNLKGSVLLPFTLEAVPTVDLAAGRIIADPPEGLLD, translated from the coding sequence ATGAGCAAAGATGAGATTGTAGTTGGAGCAATCGCCGGATCGTTCGGCGTCAAAGGCGAGGTGCGGCTGAAGAGCTTCTGCGCCCACCCCGAGGACATCGCCCTCTACTCACCGCTTATGGGCGACAACGGGGTTCAGTACACCATCAAGATCACGCGCCCGGTCAAAAACGGCTTTGCGGCGCGTTTGTCCGGCGTCCGTTTCAAAGACGAGGCGGATGCGTTGCGCGGGGTCAAACTATCCGCGGATCGTGACCTGTTACCCTCCCTTCCAGATGACGAGTACTACCACGCCGATCTGATGGGGCTGGATGTGCTGGACACCGGCGGCGAGTTGCTGGGCAAAGTGGCTGCTGTTCTCAACCATGGCGCAGGCGACATACTGGAGCTTCGCGGACCGAACTTGAAAGGGTCGGTTCTGCTGCCTTTTACTTTGGAAGCTGTGCCGACAGTGGATCTTGCCGCAGGTCGCATCATTGCCGATCCTCCAGAAGGACTTCTGGACTAG
- the bluB gene encoding 5,6-dimethylbenzimidazole synthase, which produces MRNFEPEFRDELYELMRWRRDVRRFRTTPVDEALLMRCLDAFSHAPSVGLSEPWRIVRVESTKARAAARANFERANADALARYDGDQADNYAKLKLAGMDRSPVQLAIFCDEASPKGHGLGAGTMPEMRRYSVVSAVTLFWLAARAEGLGLGWVSVLDPVQLCRDLGVSEEWALIGYFCLGHPEEDHDTPELLREGWEARAPTLDITRA; this is translated from the coding sequence ATGCGTAACTTCGAACCGGAATTCCGGGACGAGCTATATGAGTTGATGCGGTGGCGGCGCGATGTGCGCCGCTTCCGAACCACTCCCGTGGACGAGGCACTGCTTATGCGGTGCCTCGACGCATTTTCGCACGCCCCGTCCGTTGGGCTATCGGAGCCGTGGCGCATTGTTCGCGTCGAAAGTACAAAGGCGCGCGCAGCCGCCCGCGCCAATTTTGAACGCGCTAACGCCGATGCCTTGGCCCGATATGACGGTGACCAAGCAGACAACTACGCCAAGCTGAAACTCGCGGGCATGGACCGATCGCCCGTACAGCTTGCGATATTTTGTGATGAGGCCAGCCCCAAAGGTCACGGACTTGGCGCAGGCACTATGCCTGAGATGCGCCGGTATTCGGTGGTGTCAGCCGTCACATTGTTCTGGCTCGCCGCCCGAGCAGAAGGCTTGGGGCTCGGCTGGGTCTCGGTTCTCGATCCAGTCCAACTTTGCCGCGATCTGGGCGTGTCTGAGGAATGGGCCTTGATCGGGTATTTCTGCCTCGGCCATCCAGAGGAAGATCATGACACTCCGGAGCTGCTCCGCGAAGGTTGGGAAGCCCGCGCCCCAACGCTGGACATAACCCGCGCATGA
- a CDS encoding EVE domain-containing protein, translated as MSRRYVIGVVHALHVAAGKRQGFVAFSHGKEAAVRNLDVGDKVIFYAPKTEFDGDPVQAFVGHATISGEAPRQMDYMTGLPAWVRDANFDDVKEVPVRPLLEHLTFVTRPSHWGMAFRQGKFSIPEADYRLIARAMGVDA; from the coding sequence ATGAGCCGGCGATATGTCATAGGCGTCGTTCATGCCCTGCATGTTGCGGCAGGCAAAAGGCAGGGGTTCGTCGCATTTAGTCACGGCAAAGAAGCCGCAGTGCGCAATCTGGATGTCGGCGACAAAGTGATCTTCTACGCCCCGAAGACCGAATTCGATGGCGATCCGGTTCAGGCCTTTGTGGGTCACGCCACCATTTCCGGCGAAGCACCACGACAAATGGACTACATGACCGGCCTCCCTGCGTGGGTGCGGGACGCCAATTTCGATGACGTCAAGGAAGTGCCCGTGCGCCCGCTTCTAGAGCATCTGACCTTCGTTACCCGCCCCAGCCATTGGGGAATGGCTTTTCGACAAGGCAAGTTTTCAATCCCCGAGGCAGATTACCGCCTGATCGCCCGCGCAATGGGAGTCGACGCATGA
- a CDS encoding chorismate mutase — translation MTDAVTKAAEILKEHRASIDRLDAILVYTLGERFKHTQAVGKLKAEHELPPSDPDREATQIKRLEDLAKRADLDPEFAKSFLNFIIREVIQNHKKFQ, via the coding sequence TTGACTGACGCCGTCACCAAAGCCGCCGAAATCCTGAAAGAACATCGTGCCAGCATTGACCGTCTGGACGCGATCCTTGTCTACACGCTGGGCGAGCGGTTCAAGCACACCCAAGCCGTGGGAAAACTGAAGGCCGAGCACGAATTACCGCCGAGCGACCCTGATCGGGAAGCAACGCAAATCAAACGACTTGAGGATTTGGCAAAACGCGCCGACCTCGACCCTGAATTCGCTAAATCCTTCCTGAACTTCATCATTCGGGAAGTCATCCAGAACCACAAAAAGTTTCAATAA
- the otnK gene encoding 3-oxo-tetronate kinase, whose amino-acid sequence MLLGCIGDDFTGSSDLANTLSKQGMRTVQYTGIPNGNAEADVEAGVVALKSRSIDPQDAVTQSLAALEWLLAQGCEQIFFKYCSTFDSTPEGNIGPVADALALALDAHKVIVCPAFPGTGRSIYHGHLFVKDVLLSESGMQNHPLTPMTDPDIRRWLAPQTKFEVGHVGAESVLAGADAIKGALAAEHANGKRLVVVDALRDADLMEIGEAADGLPLITGGSGVALGLPRNFARRGLISQNTATWRGETGKCVALSGSCSNATRAQVELHSRSNPSIEVPAADVIEGRLLPETVVHWLVQADGIPLAFSSADPAAVKEVQAEFGRERSAEALEGFFAEVARQLVRSGVTKLLTAGGETSGAVVEGLDLTTLEIGPEIDPGVPALRAGNALVVALKSGNFGAPDYFEKAARVLGASTTQ is encoded by the coding sequence ATGCTGCTTGGATGCATAGGGGATGACTTTACAGGTTCGTCCGATCTCGCCAATACGCTGTCGAAGCAGGGCATGCGCACTGTTCAATACACAGGGATTCCAAACGGCAACGCCGAAGCCGATGTCGAGGCAGGGGTCGTCGCGCTCAAGTCGCGATCGATTGACCCGCAAGATGCAGTCACCCAATCTCTCGCGGCGCTGGAGTGGTTGCTGGCACAGGGATGCGAACAGATATTTTTCAAATATTGCTCGACCTTCGACTCTACGCCGGAAGGCAATATCGGCCCTGTTGCTGATGCTCTGGCGCTGGCTCTGGACGCGCATAAGGTCATCGTTTGCCCCGCTTTCCCGGGTACGGGGCGGTCGATCTATCATGGGCACTTGTTTGTGAAAGACGTGTTGCTCAGCGAGAGCGGAATGCAAAACCATCCACTTACGCCGATGACCGATCCCGACATTCGCCGCTGGCTTGCTCCGCAAACCAAATTCGAAGTGGGGCATGTCGGAGCAGAGTCGGTTTTGGCGGGTGCAGATGCGATCAAGGGCGCACTTGCGGCGGAGCACGCCAACGGGAAGAGACTGGTTGTTGTCGATGCGTTGCGCGATGCGGATCTGATGGAAATTGGCGAAGCCGCAGACGGACTTCCACTGATCACAGGTGGATCAGGGGTGGCGCTGGGTCTGCCGCGCAACTTCGCACGGCGCGGGCTGATTTCTCAGAACACAGCAACTTGGCGTGGAGAGACTGGTAAATGCGTCGCGTTGTCGGGTTCGTGCTCTAACGCAACCCGTGCACAGGTTGAGTTGCACAGCAGATCCAACCCGTCGATTGAAGTACCCGCTGCTGATGTGATCGAGGGTCGTTTGCTCCCCGAAACGGTGGTGCACTGGCTAGTGCAGGCCGATGGTATCCCTTTGGCGTTCAGTTCGGCTGACCCTGCGGCTGTAAAAGAAGTCCAGGCAGAATTCGGTCGCGAGCGCTCTGCTGAGGCGCTGGAGGGATTCTTTGCAGAGGTGGCGCGCCAGCTTGTGAGATCGGGGGTAACTAAACTCTTGACTGCGGGCGGTGAAACCTCTGGCGCTGTCGTTGAAGGCCTAGACCTGACCACGCTTGAAATCGGTCCGGAGATCGATCCCGGAGTGCCTGCGCTACGAGCCGGGAATGCTCTCGTCGTGGCTTTGAAATCCGGCAACTTCGGAGCACCAGACTACTTCGAAAAAGCTGCACGGGTGCTTGGTGCCAGCACTACTCAATAG
- a CDS encoding NADP-dependent oxidoreductase, with product MTQSDTINRKIVLAERPVGLPNENTLRLEQSEVPTAGKGEMLLRTVYLSLDPYMRGRMNDAKSYAEPVKIGEEMTGQVVAKVVTSDVDGFAVGDFVLAGNGWQDYAVSDGTQVLNLGTDPENPSWALGIMGMPGYTAYAGLLKIGEPKAGETVVVAAASGPVGATVGQIAKIKGCRVVGIAGGAEKCAHVVDNLGFDVCIDHKAEDFAAQLKDACPDGIDVYFENVGGKVLYGVLPLLNPFARMPVCGMVAWYNIPGLPEGPDMGPAIMGTILRMKVKVQGFIIFDSFGPETYKEFAAEMTGWLAEGKVKYKEQIVEGLENAPAALNDLLLGRSFGKMVVKV from the coding sequence ATGACACAATCAGACACCATCAACCGCAAAATCGTTCTCGCGGAACGCCCTGTTGGCCTGCCCAACGAAAACACCCTTCGTCTGGAGCAATCCGAGGTTCCGACAGCGGGCAAAGGGGAGATGCTTTTGCGTACGGTATATCTGTCGCTTGACCCTTATATGCGCGGCCGGATGAACGATGCGAAATCCTATGCCGAGCCCGTCAAGATCGGCGAAGAGATGACAGGTCAGGTGGTCGCAAAGGTCGTGACCTCGGATGTGGACGGCTTTGCTGTGGGCGATTTCGTTCTGGCTGGCAACGGTTGGCAGGATTATGCGGTGTCGGATGGCACTCAAGTCCTCAATCTAGGGACCGATCCTGAAAACCCGTCTTGGGCTTTGGGCATCATGGGGATGCCGGGCTATACTGCCTATGCAGGGCTGCTGAAAATTGGTGAACCCAAGGCGGGTGAAACCGTGGTTGTGGCGGCAGCGTCGGGACCGGTTGGGGCGACAGTGGGGCAGATCGCCAAGATCAAAGGGTGCCGCGTAGTTGGGATCGCGGGCGGAGCCGAAAAATGCGCACATGTGGTCGACAACCTTGGTTTCGACGTCTGCATTGATCATAAGGCTGAAGACTTTGCAGCACAGCTCAAGGATGCGTGCCCTGACGGGATCGACGTCTATTTCGAGAATGTTGGTGGGAAGGTTCTCTACGGGGTTCTGCCGCTATTGAACCCGTTCGCGCGGATGCCTGTTTGCGGCATGGTGGCATGGTACAATATTCCCGGCCTTCCAGAAGGGCCTGACATGGGCCCGGCGATCATGGGGACGATCCTTCGCATGAAAGTGAAGGTCCAGGGCTTCATCATTTTCGACAGCTTTGGCCCCGAGACTTACAAAGAGTTTGCCGCCGAGATGACAGGTTGGCTCGCCGAGGGCAAAGTGAAGTATAAAGAGCAGATTGTCGAAGGTTTGGAGAACGCGCCGGCCGCTTTGAATGACCTGCTTCTGGGTCGCAGCTTCGGAAAAATGGTGGTGAAGGTTTAG
- a CDS encoding GNAT family N-acetyltransferase encodes MIVTFSTPTLETERLVLRGPKFDDFEPMRAFYATDRSSMAGGPITDLRQAWNAFAHITGMWALRGFGTFIVTLRGNDTAVGAVGPYYPINWPEKELGWTCWDAGLEGKGLMFEAASATRDFAFRVLGWDTAVSYIETGNTRSVALAERLGAVLDPNAVQPKPDAPCLVYRHPMPEAA; translated from the coding sequence ATGATCGTAACCTTTTCGACCCCCACGCTTGAAACAGAGCGATTGGTTCTTCGCGGACCAAAGTTCGACGACTTCGAGCCTATGCGTGCATTTTACGCGACGGATCGGTCGTCGATGGCAGGTGGGCCGATCACAGACTTGCGTCAGGCATGGAATGCGTTTGCTCACATCACAGGGATGTGGGCCCTGCGCGGGTTTGGCACGTTCATTGTAACGCTGAGGGGCAACGACACCGCAGTTGGTGCTGTTGGGCCATACTACCCGATCAACTGGCCAGAAAAAGAATTGGGCTGGACGTGTTGGGACGCTGGCCTCGAAGGTAAAGGCCTCATGTTCGAGGCTGCGTCCGCGACCCGCGACTTTGCATTCCGCGTTTTGGGCTGGGACACCGCAGTAAGTTATATCGAAACCGGCAACACTCGTTCCGTTGCCTTGGCCGAGCGTCTTGGTGCGGTTCTTGATCCGAATGCCGTGCAGCCGAAACCTGACGCACCCTGCCTTGTTTACCGCCACCCAATGCCGGAGGCCGCGTAA
- the rpsP gene encoding 30S ribosomal protein S16, whose translation MAMKIRLARGGSKKRPFYRVVAADSRMPRDGRYVEKLGTYNPLLPKDSEERVKLDMERVKHWLDQGAQPSDRVSRFLEAAGVIEKKERANLKKGEPGKKAQDRVEEKAAKAAAAAEAAAAPAEAPAEEAPAEEAAAEETAE comes from the coding sequence ATGGCAATGAAAATCCGTCTGGCCCGTGGTGGGTCCAAAAAGCGCCCATTCTACCGCGTTGTTGCTGCTGACAGCCGCATGCCACGTGACGGCCGCTACGTCGAAAAACTGGGCACCTATAACCCACTGCTGCCAAAAGACAGCGAAGAGCGGGTAAAGCTGGACATGGAGCGCGTTAAGCATTGGCTCGACCAAGGTGCTCAGCCTTCTGACCGTGTGTCCCGCTTCCTCGAAGCTGCTGGCGTTATCGAGAAGAAAGAGCGCGCCAACCTGAAAAAAGGCGAGCCGGGCAAAAAAGCTCAGGACCGCGTCGAAGAGAAAGCCGCCAAAGCTGCTGCCGCTGCTGAAGCAGCTGCTGCTCCGGCTGAAGCTCCTGCAGAAGAAGCACCAGCTGAAGAAGCTGCAGCCGAAGAAACCGCAGAGTAA
- the trmD gene encoding tRNA (guanosine(37)-N1)-methyltransferase TrmD: MSTPSKSHGRKTITASLTPRDLMAEPTRLKGAWAAKVITLFPDAFPGVLGASLTGKALQEGKWTLDPIDLRIFGEGKHRNVDDTPYGGGAGMVLRADIVGKALDFASRGTSERAKWPVVYLSPRGKPFDQAKAAEWAQADGITLLCGRFEGVDQRVLDFYEIEEISLGDFVLTGGEIAAQAMIDATVRLLPDVLGNAASTEEESFSDGMLEHPQYTRPAEWKGLGVPEVLTSGDHGKVDIWRREQSEALTKTRRPDLWAKRKHVDR, translated from the coding sequence ATGAGCACACCATCCAAATCCCATGGCCGCAAGACCATAACTGCCTCACTCACCCCGCGTGACCTGATGGCGGAACCCACGCGTCTGAAAGGCGCTTGGGCCGCCAAAGTAATCACCCTATTCCCCGACGCCTTTCCCGGCGTGCTTGGGGCCTCGTTGACCGGTAAGGCTCTGCAAGAAGGCAAGTGGACTCTGGATCCGATCGACCTGCGCATCTTCGGCGAAGGCAAGCACCGCAATGTCGACGACACGCCATATGGTGGCGGCGCGGGGATGGTGCTGCGCGCGGACATTGTCGGCAAGGCCTTGGATTTCGCCAGTCGCGGCACATCAGAACGGGCAAAATGGCCCGTTGTCTACCTCTCACCGCGCGGCAAACCGTTTGATCAAGCCAAGGCCGCCGAATGGGCGCAGGCCGATGGCATCACCCTGCTGTGCGGAAGGTTCGAGGGGGTGGATCAGCGCGTATTGGACTTCTACGAGATCGAAGAAATCAGCCTTGGCGATTTCGTCCTGACGGGGGGAGAAATCGCGGCACAAGCGATGATCGATGCGACAGTGCGCCTTCTGCCAGACGTTTTGGGCAATGCCGCATCAACCGAGGAAGAGAGCTTTTCGGACGGAATGCTGGAGCACCCGCAGTACACACGCCCTGCCGAATGGAAAGGCCTCGGCGTGCCAGAGGTTCTAACCTCTGGCGACCACGGCAAAGTCGACATCTGGCGCCGCGAGCAGTCCGAAGCTCTGACAAAAACGCGCCGGCCCGATCTTTGGGCGAAGCGCAAGCATGTTGACCGCTAA
- the ffh gene encoding signal recognition particle protein, with protein MFENLSERLSGVFDKLTKQGALSEDDVKTALREVRVALLEADVSLSVARDFVKAVADKATGQNVTKSVTPGQQVVKIVHDELKHILAGDNEEPGELKIDSPPAPILMVGLQGSGKTTTTGKLAKRLKEKNNKRVLMASLDVNRPAAMEQLAILGAQIGVDTLPIVKGEKPVDIAKRAKQQATLGGYDVYMLDTAGRLQIDQVLMQEVEDVRDIVKPRETLLVVDGLTGQVAVEVAEEFDGKIGISGVVLTRMDGDGRGGAALSMRAVTGKPIKFVGLGEKMDALETFEPDRIAGRILGMGDIVALVEKAQETIEAEQAEKMMKRFQKGQFNMNDLKNQLEQMLKMGGMEGLMGMMPGMKKMAGQAKEAGMDDKMLKQQIALIQSMTKKERANPQILQASRKKRIAKGAGMEVSELNKLLKMQRQMGDMMKKMGKMGKGGMLKQAMKGMFGKGGMPDMNDPAAMEAAAKQMGAKLPGGLGGMPGLGGSALPPGLSGFGKKK; from the coding sequence ATGTTTGAGAACCTGTCCGAACGCCTCTCTGGCGTCTTTGATAAGCTCACTAAGCAAGGCGCATTGTCCGAGGACGACGTAAAAACCGCCCTCCGCGAGGTGCGCGTCGCCCTTTTGGAAGCGGACGTTTCCCTTTCTGTGGCCCGAGACTTCGTCAAAGCCGTCGCTGACAAAGCCACCGGTCAAAACGTGACCAAATCGGTTACCCCCGGCCAGCAAGTTGTCAAAATTGTCCATGACGAGTTGAAGCACATTCTGGCGGGCGACAACGAAGAACCCGGTGAGCTGAAGATCGACAGCCCGCCCGCCCCAATCCTGATGGTCGGCCTTCAAGGCTCCGGTAAGACGACGACGACGGGTAAGCTGGCAAAACGGCTCAAGGAAAAAAACAATAAGCGCGTGCTGATGGCATCGCTCGATGTGAACCGCCCCGCCGCTATGGAGCAGTTGGCAATATTGGGCGCGCAGATCGGTGTAGACACCCTGCCGATCGTCAAAGGTGAAAAACCCGTCGACATCGCCAAACGCGCCAAGCAACAAGCGACATTGGGCGGCTACGACGTCTACATGCTCGACACAGCGGGCCGTCTGCAAATCGACCAAGTGTTGATGCAAGAGGTCGAAGACGTCCGTGACATCGTCAAACCACGCGAAACGCTGCTGGTCGTCGATGGCCTGACTGGTCAGGTCGCCGTTGAAGTCGCAGAAGAGTTTGATGGCAAAATCGGCATCTCCGGCGTGGTTCTGACCCGAATGGACGGCGACGGGCGTGGTGGTGCGGCATTGTCCATGCGCGCGGTCACCGGCAAGCCGATCAAGTTCGTCGGCCTCGGCGAAAAGATGGACGCGCTTGAAACCTTCGAGCCGGACCGTATCGCGGGCCGCATTCTTGGCATGGGCGACATCGTCGCTTTGGTTGAGAAGGCACAAGAAACCATCGAGGCTGAACAAGCCGAAAAGATGATGAAGCGCTTCCAAAAGGGTCAGTTCAACATGAACGACCTGAAGAACCAGCTTGAGCAGATGCTCAAGATGGGCGGCATGGAAGGCCTCATGGGTATGATGCCCGGCATGAAGAAGATGGCAGGTCAGGCCAAAGAGGCTGGCATGGACGACAAGATGCTCAAGCAGCAGATTGCGCTGATCCAGTCGATGACCAAGAAAGAACGCGCCAACCCGCAGATTTTGCAAGCTTCGCGCAAAAAGCGCATCGCCAAAGGCGCGGGCATGGAGGTTTCAGAGCTGAACAAACTTCTGAAGATGCAGCGCCAGATGGGCGACATGATGAAGAAGATGGGAAAAATGGGCAAAGGCGGAATGCTGAAACAAGCCATGAAAGGCATGTTCGGCAAGGGCGGCATGCCCGATATGAACGACCCGGCAGCAATGGAAGCCGCCGCCAAGCAAATGGGTGCCAAACTGCCAGGTGGTCTCGGCGGAATGCCCGGCTTGGGCGGCAGCGCACTCCCCCCTGGTTTGTCAGGGTTCGGCAAAAAGAAATGA
- the rpmE gene encoding 50S ribosomal protein L31 has protein sequence MKKDTHPEYHIINVKMTNGDIVQMKSTWGAEGDQLALDIDPSAHPAWTGGNQRLMDTGGRVSKFKNKYEGLGF, from the coding sequence ATGAAAAAAGATACTCACCCAGAATACCACATCATCAACGTCAAAATGACCAATGGCGACATTGTGCAGATGAAATCCACTTGGGGCGCTGAGGGCGACCAATTGGCATTGGACATCGACCCTTCCGCGCACCCAGCGTGGACCGGCGGCAACCAACGCCTGATGGACACTGGCGGACGTGTTTCCAAGTTCAAAAACAAATACGAAGGTCTGGGCTTCTAA
- a CDS encoding division plane positioning ATPase MipZ, with product MAAHIIVFGNEKGGSGKSTNCMHVATALVRAGFTVGALDLDLRQRSFSRYCENRVRFAKKNGLTLPSPEVVELPEVDSSTLGAGENIYDRRLTEAVAGMEGRFDFIVIDCPGSHTRLSQVAHSLADTLVTPLNDSFIDFDLLARIEPETQKIIGPSVYAEMVWQARQLRAQAGLAPIDWIVVRNRVGTQRMHNKKKITDAVDSLAKRIGFRVAPGFSERVIFRELFPRGLTLLDLGDIGVKNLNISNIAARQEVRELMKGLRLPGVEVTF from the coding sequence ATGGCCGCGCATATTATCGTCTTTGGCAACGAAAAAGGCGGATCAGGTAAATCAACCAACTGCATGCATGTGGCAACCGCGCTTGTGCGGGCAGGCTTCACTGTGGGGGCATTGGACCTTGACCTCCGCCAGCGCAGTTTCTCCCGATATTGCGAAAACCGCGTGCGCTTTGCCAAGAAAAACGGGCTGACACTGCCCAGCCCCGAAGTGGTCGAGTTGCCCGAAGTCGATTCGTCAACGCTGGGCGCGGGCGAGAACATCTATGACCGCCGACTGACAGAAGCTGTCGCTGGAATGGAAGGCCGTTTCGACTTCATCGTAATTGATTGCCCGGGCTCTCACACGCGGTTGAGCCAAGTGGCGCACTCGCTGGCCGATACTTTGGTAACGCCCCTGAACGACAGCTTTATCGACTTTGACCTGTTGGCGCGTATCGAGCCGGAAACGCAGAAGATTATCGGGCCATCTGTCTATGCCGAGATGGTTTGGCAGGCGCGCCAACTGCGCGCGCAAGCTGGCCTTGCCCCGATTGACTGGATCGTCGTGCGCAACCGTGTTGGAACGCAGCGGATGCACAATAAGAAGAAGATTACCGACGCCGTAGATTCCTTGGCCAAGAGGATCGGATTTCGCGTCGCACCCGGTTTTTCAGAGCGCGTCATCTTCCGCGAGCTTTTCCCACGTGGCCTAACGCTGCTGGATTTGGGCGACATCGGTGTGAAGAACCTCAACATCTCCAACATCGCAGCCCGTCAGGAAGTGCGGGAGCTGATGAAGGGTTTGCGCCTGCCCGGCGTCGAAGTGACGTTCTAG